The DNA window acacaaaacaccccccaaaaaatatatatatattcaaacactcaaaacactcttaaaccgccaaaacatccttaaaagcacccaaaacccccaaaatataaaacttaaacatccaaaacacctttaaaacacccaaaatcccCTTAAAACTACCAAAACCCCTTAAAACTACCAAAACCCCTTAAAACATCCAAAACCctcttaaaaacacccaaaacccctTTAAAACTACCAAAACCCcttagaaacactcttaaaccaccaaaaaacccttaaaaacacccaacaCACATCAAAACCCCTTACAAACACGCAAAACCCACTTAAAAACACCCACAACCCCCTTAAAACTACCAAAACCtcttaaaaacacaccaaaatactcaaaaaacaccgaaaaacaccaaaacacccagaGCCCCCGAACGCCCCCCCCTCACCTGGCCATCACCACAGGGGGTTCCATCGGGCACCAACCACACTGTCTCAGGGTAAGTCTTGTTGGCCAGCACTGACCGACACCCCTCCTCACTCTGCCACTTGGTCCTGTAGAAGTAGTACCCCAGGCCGGCCTTCTCAGGGGTCCGGCAGTGCAGGGTACCACACTCTGCCGTCCTAGGGTTAAAAAATAGGGGATTGGATTCCTTTTAATGGGATTGGATTGTTTTTAAAGGGATTGGATTGTTTTTAAAGGGATTTAAGTGTTTTAAAGGGTCTGGATTTTTTTAATGgggtttgagtgttttttgaaatggtttagattttttaaagggatttctctctctctctttctctgtctgtctctcacatatacacagactctctctctctctctctctctctctctcacacacactctctctctcacacacacacacacacacacacagactcactctctctctctctctctgtctctcacatatacacagacactctctctctgtgtgtgtgtgtgtgtgtgtgtgtgtgtgtgtgtgtgtgtgtgtgtgtgtgtgtctctctctctctctctctgtctctctctctctctcacatacacacactctctctcacacacacacacagactcactcactctctctctctgtctctcacatatacacagacactctctctctctctgtgtgtgtgtgtgtctctctctctctctctctctctctctctctctctctctctctctctctctctctctctctctgtgtgtgtctctctctctctctctctctctctctctctctctcctttgcgtACAGGGACGGACCTTCTCCTCGGCCCTGTTGTCAAATCCACAGTTAGCGCTCAGGTGGCCAAGACGATTAagctttttcactttctctacgGGACAGCTGGTGGCCTCCTCGCCCCACACCTGTCTGCACCTGCGGGAGGGGCTGCCACACCTCCCCTGGTAGCAGTAACCctgggggaggagcaggaggaggaggaggaggaggaggaggaggaggaggaggaggagaaggaggtggtgatgaggtttgagatagaaggatgaggaggtgagaggggcaggaggaaaaggaggaggaggaggaggaggaggaggaggaggaggaggaggaggaggaggaggaggaggaggaggaggaggaggaggtattagtcttgtttctatctttctctctctctctctctctgtttgtgcgtacgtgtgtgtgtgtgtgtgtttatctgtctgtctgtctgtctgtgtgtctctctctctctctctctctctgtctgtgtgtgtgtgtgtgtgtgtttatctatctgtctgtgtgtgcgtttatctctctctctctctctctctctctctctcttctttatctgtgcgtacgtgtgtgtgtgtgtgtgtttatctatctgtctgtctatctgtgtgtgcgtttatctctctctctctctttgtgcgtacgtgcgtgtgtgtatgtgtgcgtgtatctgtctgtgtgtgcgtttatctctctctctctctctctctctctctctctgtgcgtacgtgtgtgtgtgtgtgtttatctatctgtctgtctatctgtgtgtgcgtttatctctctctctctctctttatctgtgcgtgcgtgtacctgtctgtgtgtgtgcgcgtttatctctctttgtctgtgcgtacgtgtgtgtgtgtgtgtttatctatctgtctgtctatctgtgtgtgcgtttatctctctctctctctctctctctctttgtgcgtgcgtgcgtgtgtgtgtgtttatctatctgtctgtgtgtgcgtttatctctctctctctctctttgtgcgtacgtgcgtgtgtgtatgtgtatgcgtgtatgtttacctgtctgtatgtgcgtttatctctctctctctctctctctttgtgcgtgcgtgcgtgtgtgtatgtgtgtgcgtgtatctgtctgtgtgtgcgtttatctctctctctctctctctctcacctggccagAGTCACAGCTGGTCCCATCTCTCACAAAGTAGTCCCATCCACAGTCCTCGTCGCGTCCATTGCAATATTCCGAGACGTCACACTCTGAGAGGGCTGGGCGGCACAGGGTGAGCGAAGGGAGAGGCTTGCAGgtctgggagagtgggaggaggaggagagggacagagagagagagggggtataAATTTactggttttgtgtgtttttgggtgtttggggtgttttggggtgtttttggtgtgtttttgagtgtttttgtgtgtttttgggtgttttggtgtgtttttgtgtgtttttggtgttttgagtgttttgtgttttggggtgttttgttttggtgtgttttgtggtttgtgttttgtgtgttttgggtgttttgggtgttttgaggtgttttgtgtgtttatgtgtgtttatgtgtgttttgtgtgttttggggtgtttgtgtgttttggtgtgttttggtgtttttgtgttttgtgttttttgtgtgttttgtgttttgtgtgttttaggtgtttttagggtgttttggtgtgttttggtgtgtttttggtgtgtttttgtgaagttttggggtgtttttgagtgttttagagatgttttgtgtgtttttagtgtgtttttggggtgttttgaggtgttttaagtgtgttttgcgGTATTTTgacttaacaacaacaaataacaacaattttagacaacaccaccaccacctactaccaccaccaccaccaccactgttaccttgACATCACAGCACGGTCCAGTAGCACAGGTTGAGTTGCCCACATATTTACAGCTCCTGGCGTCACAGCAGGGGTTCTGGCAGTATTCCTGGGGGCCACAGTcacactcctccccctcctccaccacccagtTCCCACAAttcccctctccatcctcccAAAAGGCCAAAACTGAGGGGACATTTCTGAGACACTCAAGGGAGGCAGTTGGCAAAAGTCTCGTAATGTTAACTTTGCTACACTCATTCCAATCtttcctgtgagagagagagagagagagagagagagagagagagagagagagagagagagagagagagagagagagagagagagttttgtgtgttttgtgtgttttgtgtgttttgtgtgttttgtgtgttttgtgtgttttgttttgtgtgttttgatgtgttttggtgtgttttgtgtgtttttggtgttttgtgtgttttgatgtgttttggtgtgttttgtgtgtttttgtgtgtttttgtgttttgtgtgttttgtgtttttgtgttttgtgtgttttgtgtgttttgggtgttttggggtgttttttgtgtttatgaggtgttttggtgtgtttttggggtgtttcgggatgtttttgtgtgtttttggtgtgtttttgtgtgttttgtgtgtgtgtgtgtgtgtgtgtgtgtgtgtgtgtgtgtgtgtgtgtgtgtgtgtgtgtaacagaaaACAGTTATCAATACTATATaaatatttcttatcatttcctttccaaCATATCTCCTTTGTAACGactctcccagctctcccagCTACTCTCACCCACTCTCACACCTTCCTGtagcctctccctctcactccctctcccacaaaccctctcactcacccagaaacttgaaaaaacacacatttctcaaaccaaaacactcaaatgaCCTTCAAAATTTTTCACTCACTCTTACAAAAGCCactctcccagctctcccagGCTCTCCCAGCTACTCTCACCCACTCTCACACCTTCCTGtagcctctccctctcactccctctcccacaaaccctctcactcacccagaaacttgaaaaaacacatatttctcaaaccaaaacactcaaatgaCCTTCAAAATTTTCACTCACTCTTACAAAAGCCactctcccagctctcccagGCTCTCCCAGCTACTCTCACCCACTCTCACACCTTCCTGtagcctctccctctcactccctctcccatgAACCCTCTCACTCACCCAGAAACCTGAAAAAAACCCACATTTATCAcaccaaaacatgaaaaaaatctgGTCTTTCTATCAAATCACTCACACAAATTTGCCTCTCCCGgctactctcactcactctcactcgctctcacccactcacccgaTGCCTGTGGACCTCATGATGCACTTGTGGGACTCACACTCGCATCCTTCCACCTCATCCACGTGTTTTAGGCCAAAATTGTGACCCATCTCGTGCGCCATTACCTCTGCTGTACTCAGAAATGTGCTTGTGGTAGAGTCCATAGAGACTCCAACTGATGCTGgcctgggggagagagagagagagagagagagagagagagagagagagagagagagagagagagagagagagagatgactggttagaagtgttttgaagtgtttttgtggtgttttttgtgtgttttgtgtgtttttgtgtgttttgtgtgttttgtgtgttttgtgtgttttgtgtgtgttttgtggtgttttgtgttttgtgtgttttgtggtgttttgtgtgttttgaagtttttgtgtttttgtgttttttgttttgtggtgtttttggtgtttttgagtgtttaggtgttttttgggtgtttttatgataaATATTACACCCAATACATGTTAAACGCACTCTAACACACCCAAAGTGTACCAAAACACattgaaacacactcaaaatccatcaaaacaccccaaacacaccaaaaacacacttaaaccccacaaaaacaccctaaaacacacaaacaccacaaaacacacttataccccacaaaaacacctaaaaaaacacttatactccacaaaaacaccccaaaacacacttaaaccccacaaaaacacccaaaacacacaaaaccccaaaaaaacacacttatacccaccaaaacacccaaaccccaccaaacacaccaaaacaccccacaaacacacaaaacaccctaaaacacccaaaaccccacaaaacacccaaaacacacatataccccacaaaacacacttataccccacaaaacacccaaaaccccaccaaaaacacacaaaacaccccaaaacacacaaaacaccccaaaacacacttataccccacaaaacaccctaaaaacacttatacacccaaaacacaccaaaaccccacaaaacacacaaaccccaaaacacacaaaccccacaaaacacccctaaaacacacaaaaaccccacaaaacacaaacacacatataccccacaaacacacatataccccacaaaacacaccccaaaaacacaccaaaaacacacaaaacaccccaaaacacacaaaacaccccaaaacacacttataccccacaaaaacacccaaaacaccacaaaccccacaaaacacccaaaacacacaaaacacacaaaacacacaaaaccccacaaaacacccaaaaccccacaaaaacacccaaacacaccacctTACCCACACATCCCTCCAATGGTCGCCTTCCCCACAGTATTGTTCTCAAAATCAACCCCTGTAAGAAGCTGCAGGTTATCCACGGCGGTGTTTGGATTGTGTGTTTTAAATTCAGCCAAATACGCTTGAaagttttgtagtgtttttccGGAATCTTGGTCAACAATTTCGACCTTATCGTCTCTGTCCCAGACCTCTAGGTGGCTTAGCACTATGATGATGCCAAGCGGTCTGTAGagctgtgggagagagagagagagagagagagagagagagagagagagagagagaggagagggagggtgagagagagggagggaggtgtatagatagatagatagatggatggatagagggagagagagagagagggagagagagagagagagagagagagagagagagagagagagagagagagagagaggaaaaaaattatattatacCAAATTGAAagttattgtatatatattgaactctctctctctctctctctctctctctctctcacacacacacacacacacacacacacacacacacacacacacattcttaagACAATATTTCATAGGTATCattagaaacacacacgcacacacacacacacacacacacacacacacacacacacacacacacacacacacacacacacacacttaccacatTAACGATATTGGTGATAACTTGAACGCGACgactgagagaaagggaggaggaggaggaggaggaggaggaggaggaggaggaggagcgtagTCTGTTAAATAAGGAATggtctactattactactagttcGACGTAACTAGTATTTTTCTGCTCCCACAATGCATCACCTCTCAGAGACCGCTCCacctgtaatagtagtagtagtagtagtagtagtagtagtacatatcaaaatattacaactattatcactatttcatctctctctctctctctctctctctctctctctctctctctctctctctctctctctactcaccctCCTCCCTACCCCCCCTTCCAgctcctgatgatgatgatgatccgAGTTTGAGACACCTGCAAAACACGTTGAgacatgtttgtaaagccacgtggaaactctctctctctctctctctctctctctcacacacacacactctctctctctcagacacacacacacacacacactctctctctctctctctctctctctcaccacatctGCCAGCGTGTGTCTTCAGGTGTGGCGTGAGCAGGTGTGGGCCTTTCAGGGTGTGCGTGCCAGGTGCGGGCgccacctccacccacaccccCTCCCCCGTCACCACTGCGCCCCtgtaagtagtagtggtggtagtagtagtagtagtagtagtagtagtagtagtagtagtagtagtagtagtagtagtagtagacaagaaggaggaggaggaggaggaggaggaggaggaggaggaggaggaggaggaggaggaggaggaggaagaaaacaagaaaataaaacacacacacacacacactctctctctctctctctctctctcttaccttgcaCCATCGCAGAGTGAGAGGGCCACGAGTGAGAGCGGGtcgcctctcacctc is part of the Portunus trituberculatus isolate SZX2019 chromosome 2, ASM1759143v1, whole genome shotgun sequence genome and encodes:
- the LOC123503552 gene encoding zinc metalloproteinase-disintegrin-like atrolysin-A isoform X2, giving the protein MGEVRGDPLSLVALSLCDGARGAVVTGEGVWVEVAPAPGTHTLKGPHLLTPHLKTHAGRCGVSNSDHHHHQELEGGVGRRVERSLRGDALWEQKNTSYVELVVIVDHSLFNRLRSSSSSSSSSSSSSSLSLSRRVQVITNIVNVLYRPLGIIIVLSHLEVWDRDDKVEIVDQDSGKTLQNFQAYLAEFKTHNPNTAVDNLQLLTGVDFENNTVGKATIGGMCGPASVGVSMDSTTSTFLSTAEVMAHEMGHNFGLKHVDEVEGCECESHKCIMRSTGIGKDWNECSKVNITRLLPTASLECLRNVPSVLAFWEDGEGNCGNWVVEEGEECDCGPQEYCQNPCCDARSCKYVGNSTCATGPCCDVKTCKPLPSLTLCRPALSECDVSEYCNGRDEDCGWDYFVRDGTSCDSGQGYCYQGRCGSPSRRCRQVWGEEATSCPVEKVKKLNRLGHLSANCGFDNRAEEKVRPCTQRTAECGTLHCRTPEKAGLGYYFYRTKWQSEEGCRSVLANKTYPETVWLVPDGTPCGDGQMCVRQECVSRPWPVSFIIFMAVLI
- the LOC123503552 gene encoding zinc metalloproteinase-disintegrin-like atrolysin-A isoform X1, whose protein sequence is MYGYSVRLAVVGGGYAVPLSPVYFPPSVFCVLSSSLQFSLQPRERKSRATNQRRRMRKQASYWSAFLLGVGEVILLTSLTRAEISEVKGHGFEGILKENGEERGAVGIWRKEVYIWVIPPPSSSSSSSSSSSSSSSSARQLDTIQGGGNVSLEIRSIKESLFLDLRPNRELLARTYREREKEREREGEVCEYMGEVRGDPLSLVALSLCDGARGAVVTGEGVWVEVAPAPGTHTLKGPHLLTPHLKTHAGRCGVSNSDHHHHQELEGGVGRRVERSLRGDALWEQKNTSYVELVVIVDHSLFNRLRSSSSSSSSSSSSSSLSLSRRVQVITNIVNVLYRPLGIIIVLSHLEVWDRDDKVEIVDQDSGKTLQNFQAYLAEFKTHNPNTAVDNLQLLTGVDFENNTVGKATIGGMCGPASVGVSMDSTTSTFLSTAEVMAHEMGHNFGLKHVDEVEGCECESHKCIMRSTGIGKDWNECSKVNITRLLPTASLECLRNVPSVLAFWEDGEGNCGNWVVEEGEECDCGPQEYCQNPCCDARSCKYVGNSTCATGPCCDVKTCKPLPSLTLCRPALSECDVSEYCNGRDEDCGWDYFVRDGTSCDSGQGYCYQGRCGSPSRRCRQVWGEEATSCPVEKVKKLNRLGHLSANCGFDNRAEEKVRPCTQRTAECGTLHCRTPEKAGLGYYFYRTKWQSEEGCRSVLANKTYPETVWLVPDGTPCGDGQMCVRQECVSRPWPVSFIIFMAVLI